In one Bacillus thuringiensis genomic region, the following are encoded:
- a CDS encoding nucleoside triphosphate pyrophosphohydrolase family protein, giving the protein MNIMENGVLEATKLMSEVKNEDQVINEATVLQIVSILSIDELNDYQEATLRTWNNKTDFGGRVSNAALGLAGEAGEVADIVKKAIYHGHGFQPSHCPGEEDGNTYKLALELGDILYYLSIMAHELGYTLQDIAEMNIAKLAKRYPDGFSREASQARVDVK; this is encoded by the coding sequence ATGAACATTATGGAAAATGGTGTATTAGAAGCAACTAAATTAATGAGTGAAGTAAAAAATGAGGATCAAGTTATAAATGAAGCTACAGTTTTACAGATTGTAAGTATCTTATCGATTGATGAATTAAATGATTATCAGGAAGCAACTTTACGAACTTGGAATAACAAAACTGATTTTGGAGGACGAGTTTCAAATGCAGCTTTAGGACTTGCAGGCGAAGCTGGTGAAGTTGCTGATATTGTTAAAAAAGCAATTTATCACGGACATGGTTTTCAACCATCGCATTGTCCAGGAGAAGAAGACGGAAACACTTATAAGTTAGCCTTAGAGCTTGGAGATATTCTTTATTATTTATCAATTATGGCGCATGAACTGGGATATACGTTACAAGATATTGCTGAAATGAATATTGCAAAATTAGCTAAAAGATATCCAGATGGTTTTAGTCGAGAAGCAAGTCAAGCACGTGTAGATGTAAAGTAA
- a CDS encoding helix-turn-helix domain-containing protein yields MQTDTPKTELQKAFEESGLKYHELAKKVGISKSYCYKIINWNLRVYYDVAVNISKVLGKEITILFKEQEKNFKQ; encoded by the coding sequence ATGCAAACCGATACACCTAAAACAGAACTTCAAAAAGCATTTGAAGAATCTGGACTTAAATATCATGAACTAGCTAAAAAGGTAGGGATATCGAAGTCATACTGCTATAAAATAATCAATTGGAATTTAAGGGTTTACTATGATGTAGCAGTTAATATATCTAAAGTATTGGGAAAGGAAATAACTATATTATTTAAGGAACAAGAAAAAAATTTTAAACAATGA
- a CDS encoding tyrosine-type recombinase/integrase yields the protein MKGHIRKRGNKYCIVIDIGPDPETGKRRQKWFSGYKTKKEAQADVAKKITELNEGTFIEPSKVTLKDYLNHWLEIKSMSIEKSTFAGYRAFINQHVIPSIGMVALHKLNVIHIQKCYKTALDKGIANNSILLMHRILKSALNLAVKQNIISRNPADFAEIPKKEKTPIQTWTEEEVKKFLVHSQESRYHIGYLLAITTGMRLGEVLGLRWQDIDFEKHTVTINQTSGHDNKIKKTAKTNSSKRTIPVPNETIAALKKHKILINKEKLRFGSAYLDQDLINCNEFGRIIKRAHFRKSFIRMTHKVGIKEIKFHDLRHTHATLLLKQGVNPKIISERLGHTDISMTLSVYSHVLPNMQEEAVKNFGKSIFG from the coding sequence GTGAAAGGACATATTCGAAAAAGAGGAAATAAATATTGCATCGTTATTGATATCGGTCCTGATCCAGAGACAGGAAAAAGAAGACAGAAGTGGTTTTCTGGATATAAGACAAAAAAAGAAGCACAGGCCGATGTGGCAAAGAAGATTACAGAGTTGAATGAAGGAACTTTTATAGAACCATCTAAAGTTACGTTAAAGGATTATCTAAATCATTGGCTAGAAATTAAAAGTATGAGCATAGAAAAGAGTACCTTTGCTGGCTATAGGGCATTTATCAACCAACATGTTATACCTAGTATAGGAATGGTCGCGCTCCATAAATTAAATGTTATACACATTCAAAAATGTTATAAGACTGCGTTAGATAAAGGGATTGCAAACAATTCTATTCTGCTTATGCATAGAATTTTAAAGAGCGCTTTAAACCTAGCCGTAAAACAAAATATTATTTCTCGAAATCCAGCAGATTTTGCTGAGATACCTAAAAAAGAAAAAACCCCTATCCAGACTTGGACAGAGGAAGAAGTAAAAAAGTTTTTAGTTCATTCACAAGAATCACGATATCACATTGGGTATCTACTTGCAATAACTACAGGTATGCGTCTGGGAGAAGTTCTAGGGTTACGATGGCAGGACATTGATTTTGAAAAACATACTGTTACAATAAATCAAACATCTGGTCATGACAATAAAATCAAAAAAACCGCAAAAACAAATTCATCAAAACGTACAATTCCTGTACCTAATGAAACAATAGCAGCCTTAAAAAAACATAAAATTTTAATCAATAAAGAGAAATTAAGGTTTGGTTCTGCTTATCTAGATCAAGATTTAATAAATTGTAATGAGTTTGGAAGAATAATAAAAAGAGCACATTTCAGAAAAAGTTTCATTAGGATGACACACAAAGTAGGTATAAAAGAAATTAAATTCCATGATTTAAGACATACACACGCAACTCTACTATTGAAACAAGGAGTTAACCCTAAAATCATCAGTGAGCGATTAGGTCATACAGATATTTCAATGACATTAAGTGTCTATTCTCATGTTCTACCGAATATGCAAGAAGAAGCTGTAAAAAACTTCGGTAAAAGTATCTTTGGATAA
- a CDS encoding ArpU family phage packaging/lysis transcriptional regulator — MNKQLSFKMPIVDGKRTKQEIEKVFNEYRRYLATMPCDMLPKVTASYSIVPPSNTNEFNSSTENIAIERIEYEQERNKFMSWLYDGVNRLRDDEREVIVKFYMEHDSGYDQDIWMDLGIGKTKYYKLKGRAILRLAFNLKKEVFQKTRRQKEGQSI, encoded by the coding sequence ATGAATAAACAACTATCATTTAAGATGCCAATTGTGGATGGAAAAAGAACAAAACAAGAAATCGAAAAAGTATTTAATGAGTATCGTAGATATTTAGCAACTATGCCATGTGATATGCTGCCAAAAGTGACAGCGTCGTATTCTATTGTTCCTCCATCGAATACAAATGAGTTTAATAGTTCGACTGAAAATATTGCAATAGAAAGAATAGAGTATGAACAAGAACGAAATAAATTTATGAGTTGGTTGTATGATGGTGTGAATCGTCTAAGAGATGATGAACGTGAAGTGATTGTGAAATTTTATATGGAACATGATTCTGGATATGATCAAGATATCTGGATGGATTTAGGAATAGGTAAAACAAAATATTATAAGTTAAAAGGACGAGCGATATTGCGGTTAGCGTTCAATCTAAAGAAAGAGGTGTTTCAAAAAACGCGTAGACAAAAAGAGGGGCAAAGTATATGA
- a CDS encoding DUF3937 domain-containing protein: MNFERCYMFTNKKLIRFGLSLFVFLGIINFTISYFQTYLETAADIKWVIPEIWKTILLDVPQGILVLLGAIALYDFTKEASQKDASI; encoded by the coding sequence ATGAATTTTGAGAGGTGTTATATGTTTACAAATAAGAAATTAATTCGATTTGGTTTATCTTTGTTTGTGTTTTTAGGGATAATTAATTTTACAATAAGCTATTTCCAAACATATCTTGAAACAGCAGCAGATATCAAATGGGTAATTCCAGAAATTTGGAAAACTATTTTGCTAGATGTTCCTCAAGGTATACTTGTCCTTTTAGGCGCAATTGCTTTATATGATTTCACAAAAGAGGCATCACAAAAAGACGCATCAATCTAA
- the tenA gene encoding thiaminase II, giving the protein MTFSQSLRKEVDSIWEASFNHPFVKKLGEGTLDLASFRYYVLQDSYYLSHFARVQTLGAAKALELETTARMAHHAQNTYEAELSLHENFAKKLGIIKEEKDNFIPAPTAYAYTSHMYRAAYEGHLGDIIAAILPCYWLYYEIGERLKECQPEEPIYNEWISAYGSDWFRTLVEEQITRLDTIAEKVTEADRKRMKQHFIISSQYEYSFWEMAYILEKWPVDTDVKDVIG; this is encoded by the coding sequence ATGACTTTTTCACAATCATTACGTAAAGAAGTAGATTCAATTTGGGAAGCGAGTTTTAACCATCCCTTTGTAAAAAAACTTGGTGAAGGAACGTTAGATTTAGCTAGTTTTCGCTATTATGTGCTTCAAGATTCATATTATTTGAGTCATTTTGCTAGAGTGCAAACTTTAGGAGCTGCAAAAGCTCTTGAATTAGAGACGACAGCTCGTATGGCACACCATGCTCAAAATACATATGAGGCCGAGTTATCTTTACATGAGAATTTTGCTAAAAAGCTAGGGATAATAAAAGAAGAAAAAGATAATTTTATTCCTGCGCCAACTGCATATGCGTATACTTCACATATGTATCGTGCTGCCTATGAAGGACATTTAGGAGATATCATTGCAGCAATTTTACCTTGTTATTGGTTGTATTATGAAATTGGCGAACGCTTAAAAGAGTGTCAGCCGGAAGAGCCAATTTATAACGAATGGATTTCTGCTTATGGATCTGATTGGTTCCGTACGCTAGTTGAAGAACAAATTACACGTTTAGATACTATCGCTGAAAAAGTAACAGAGGCAGACCGTAAGCGTATGAAACAGCATTTTATTATTAGCAGTCAATATGAATATTCATTTTGGGAAATGGCTTATATATTAGAAAAGTGGCCAGTGGATACAGACGTAAAAGACGTAATTGGATAA
- a CDS encoding DUF3954 domain-containing protein, with protein MKKVEIDVSNNKLLIVKDGNVTAFNPPESGFGEQVAVWINGKVDRVDTKFTEKVK; from the coding sequence ATGAAAAAAGTAGAAATTGATGTTAGTAACAACAAGCTTTTAATAGTAAAGGATGGAAATGTTACAGCATTCAATCCACCGGAGAGTGGTTTTGGTGAACAAGTTGCTGTTTGGATAAACGGTAAAGTTGATCGTGTAGATACTAAGTTTACTGAAAAGGTAAAATAA
- a CDS encoding pPIWI_RE module domain-containing protein, translated as MKKLRLLTFENIVEPLLNEEVSFIYFPIEWLDIVEIHYKTFLLTSKLKRLNERLYDMFSDILFIQHNPYVLNENTPWIVSKEPIKQEQLDYIFQSWYEIIHDWKPNRLVEPPKYEWQSDLISNLPVLHDNETYSKWVPALISHIFCERPIYLENTNEEEIYFSPLRSQNICEAMSGPIKDEKTEDFFSYVYRFECITRGGENAPLLNISIGIRRFYQEYKMIGQTNPDMTTFV; from the coding sequence ATGAAAAAATTAAGGCTGTTAACATTTGAAAATATAGTAGAACCCCTTTTAAATGAAGAGGTATCATTTATATACTTTCCTATTGAATGGCTTGACATCGTAGAGATACATTATAAGACGTTTTTATTAACGAGTAAGTTGAAACGTTTAAATGAAAGATTGTATGATATGTTTTCCGATATATTGTTTATTCAGCATAATCCGTACGTATTAAATGAAAATACACCATGGATTGTATCGAAAGAACCTATTAAACAAGAGCAGCTCGATTATATTTTTCAAAGTTGGTATGAGATTATTCATGATTGGAAGCCAAATAGATTAGTAGAGCCACCAAAATATGAATGGCAATCCGATTTGATTTCTAATTTGCCAGTACTACATGATAATGAAACGTATTCTAAGTGGGTGCCCGCTTTAATCTCACATATTTTTTGTGAGCGCCCTATATATTTAGAAAATACAAATGAAGAAGAAATCTATTTTTCTCCTCTTAGATCACAAAATATTTGTGAGGCGATGTCAGGACCGATAAAAGATGAAAAAACAGAAGATTTTTTCTCCTATGTATATCGATTCGAATGCATAACCCGCGGTGGTGAGAACGCTCCATTATTAAATATTTCAATAGGGATCCGGAGATTTTATCAAGAATATAAGATGATAGGTCAAACAAACCCTGATATGACAACGTTTGTTTGA
- a CDS encoding DnaD domain-containing protein, translating into MAIFRQVHTSFWNDVKVQEDFTPEDKYFFLYLLTNPQTKQIGVYQITKKQMAFETGYSHETIKALMQRFEDYHKIIKYDNETRELVIFNWGKYNLKKAGKPVEDLIKKELKEVKNISLLIPICKHIEQKSIKKLIETFIHDSYNDTLTNRGTTGGQEEEQEKEQEQEIEKEEKEEKEEKEEKEEKEEKEGHLVVENLAIDFYMKNFGHISPFMGEEINQWIDELNQSLVVEAMKITLENNKRNWSYTKGILKDWHQQGFKTIQDVEVAQASFRRQQQSKKRTGKGYANRTEVVPDWLHQQKEIKPVQQQPQQASNEDLEDNKKRLDEILNKYKNTKGE; encoded by the coding sequence ATGGCGATATTTAGACAAGTACACACTTCATTTTGGAATGATGTGAAAGTGCAAGAAGATTTCACACCAGAAGATAAGTACTTTTTCTTATATTTATTAACTAATCCACAAACTAAACAAATTGGTGTGTATCAAATAACAAAAAAACAAATGGCTTTTGAAACAGGTTATTCACATGAAACTATAAAGGCTTTGATGCAACGTTTCGAAGACTATCACAAGATAATAAAATACGATAATGAAACCAGAGAATTAGTCATTTTTAATTGGGGAAAATACAACCTAAAAAAAGCTGGAAAACCAGTTGAAGATTTAATTAAGAAAGAATTAAAAGAAGTGAAAAATATATCTTTGTTGATTCCAATCTGCAAACATATAGAGCAAAAGTCCATAAAGAAACTAATTGAAACGTTTATTCACGACTCGTATAACGATACGTTAACGAACCGTGGCACGACTGGGGGACAAGAAGAAGAACAAGAAAAAGAACAAGAACAAGAAATAGAAAAAGAAGAAAAAGAAGAAAAAGAAGAAAAAGAAGAAAAAGAAGAAAAAGAAGAAAAAGAAGGACATTTAGTAGTAGAAAATCTCGCAATCGATTTTTATATGAAAAATTTCGGACACATCTCTCCATTCATGGGAGAAGAAATTAATCAGTGGATAGATGAACTTAATCAATCGTTAGTAGTGGAAGCAATGAAAATCACTTTAGAAAACAATAAACGTAATTGGTCTTATACAAAAGGAATTTTAAAAGATTGGCATCAACAAGGCTTTAAAACAATTCAAGATGTAGAAGTAGCACAAGCATCATTTCGAAGACAACAACAAAGTAAAAAACGTACTGGTAAAGGTTATGCTAATCGAACTGAAGTTGTACCAGATTGGTTACATCAACAGAAAGAAATTAAACCAGTGCAACAACAACCACAGCAAGCTTCAAACGAGGATCTCGAGGATAATAAGAAACGTTTGGATGAGATTCTAAATAAATATAAAAATACTAAAGGGGAGTAA
- a CDS encoding helix-turn-helix domain-containing protein has product MGLEQFIKESIREIVREEIRSAIADLQQQSQPNKVMRVKEAAAYLNIAVCRMYELANHPRFPVIREGRKLLFLQKDLEAWLEAQKEVI; this is encoded by the coding sequence ATGGGTTTAGAACAATTTATTAAAGAATCTATTCGTGAAATTGTAAGAGAGGAAATCAGATCAGCAATAGCTGACTTACAACAACAATCACAACCAAATAAGGTTATGCGAGTGAAAGAAGCCGCAGCTTATCTCAACATTGCGGTTTGCAGAATGTATGAATTAGCAAATCACCCTAGATTTCCAGTAATAAGAGAAGGGCGTAAACTACTTTTTCTGCAAAAGGATTTAGAAGCTTGGCTTGAGGCACAAAAGGAGGTGATTTAG
- a CDS encoding AbrB/MazE/SpoVT family DNA-binding domain-containing protein, protein MKNIGVARKVEELGRVVIPVELRRTLGIVEGTALDFHVEGENIVLRKYEKSCFVTGEVSETNIELLDGRMFLSKEGAIELLDLIQKSGMAHA, encoded by the coding sequence ATGAAAAACATAGGTGTTGCAAGAAAAGTGGAAGAGCTAGGTCGTGTAGTAATTCCAGTAGAGTTACGCAGAACTTTAGGGATTGTCGAAGGTACGGCACTAGATTTTCATGTTGAGGGTGAAAACATTGTTCTAAGAAAATATGAAAAGTCATGCTTTGTAACGGGTGAAGTTTCTGAAACCAACATAGAGTTGCTAGATGGGCGAATGTTTTTAAGCAAGGAAGGGGCAATTGAATTACTGGATCTTATTCAGAAGAGTGGGATGGCACATGCCTAA
- a CDS encoding AimR family lysis-lysogeny pheromone receptor, whose amino-acid sequence MQVLLDFKDMQESLKLSGYTNRKLAIRFKVTHTTVNSYFNKKGKFDFIHFVDALRLYKPKDIKFRRNCIKECIPTLSHKNLKLALEVLDMFGEYELQDMIMEQINKFKSNQTETEKEMKKGISKTVRINLNLVPLYQTLRERSENTITPKVFFEKVDKMRKNQKYIDNELVIMLILNTIYSFFDLGNYKMVNEYIQQLLPDIIKIKCRSLRDSFLLRIKEMEIFVNLHENKLRESRQQCFDIINDETNCYVSTKAVAYCKIGESYVFSDYQKAKEYMEKSLKVIGNPPNKKLELRREKVLNTLLFLRIYHKRDLHTINFDDLDEAERAFLYVRLGENEKAIRILQTLKSNNGYLSSFQLYYMGLAVGGKEGKRYLELSLESFSKSGDFFYMFLPKEALKCYN is encoded by the coding sequence GTGCAAGTTTTATTGGATTTTAAAGATATGCAAGAAAGTCTAAAATTATCCGGTTATACAAATAGGAAGTTAGCGATACGTTTTAAAGTAACACATACAACTGTAAATAGTTATTTTAATAAAAAGGGTAAATTTGATTTTATACACTTTGTAGATGCACTTAGGTTATATAAGCCTAAAGATATTAAGTTTAGAAGAAACTGCATCAAAGAGTGCATACCAACACTTTCACACAAAAATTTAAAATTGGCATTAGAAGTGTTAGATATGTTTGGAGAATATGAACTTCAAGATATGATTATGGAACAGATAAATAAATTTAAGAGCAACCAAACAGAGACCGAAAAAGAAATGAAAAAAGGTATTTCGAAAACAGTACGAATAAACTTAAACTTGGTTCCTTTATACCAAACATTGCGAGAAAGAAGTGAAAATACGATTACACCTAAGGTGTTCTTTGAGAAAGTTGATAAAATGAGAAAAAATCAAAAATATATTGATAATGAACTTGTAATAATGTTGATTCTAAACACAATATATTCTTTTTTTGATTTAGGTAATTACAAGATGGTGAATGAATATATTCAACAATTATTACCTGATATTATAAAAATTAAATGTCGCTCTTTAAGAGATTCATTTTTGTTAAGAATAAAAGAAATGGAGATTTTTGTGAATCTTCATGAAAATAAGTTAAGAGAATCTCGTCAACAATGTTTTGATATAATAAACGACGAGACAAATTGTTATGTCAGTACTAAGGCGGTAGCGTATTGTAAAATTGGAGAAAGTTATGTTTTCTCCGATTATCAGAAAGCTAAAGAGTATATGGAAAAGTCACTAAAAGTTATTGGTAATCCACCTAATAAGAAACTAGAATTAAGGAGAGAAAAAGTACTTAATACACTTTTGTTTTTAAGGATATACCATAAGAGAGATTTACATACTATTAACTTTGATGATTTAGATGAAGCCGAGAGAGCCTTTTTATATGTAAGGTTAGGCGAGAATGAAAAAGCAATTAGAATTTTACAGACCTTAAAAAGTAACAACGGTTATCTTAGTAGTTTTCAATTGTATTATATGGGGCTCGCGGTTGGAGGCAAAGAAGGGAAAAGATACTTAGAACTATCCCTTGAAAGTTTTTCTAAATCAGGTGATTTCTTCTATATGTTTCTACCAAAAGAAGCATTGAAATGTTATAATTAA
- a CDS encoding helix-turn-helix domain-containing protein, translated as MDMKDRIKQIRLEHKMSQEQFGKEVDLTKGTVSKFENGKAFPSRETIEKIAKRFAVPVNYLYGENNEANKDDNKYEKFKEIMAWLEPLPKDKEDMALDQMLAIAQALNKHHKKMEK; from the coding sequence ATGGATATGAAAGATAGAATAAAACAAATTCGTTTAGAACATAAAATGAGCCAAGAACAATTTGGTAAAGAAGTAGATCTTACTAAGGGTACCGTTTCAAAATTCGAAAATGGAAAAGCCTTCCCGAGTCGTGAGACAATAGAAAAAATAGCGAAAAGATTTGCCGTTCCTGTGAACTACTTATATGGAGAAAATAACGAAGCAAACAAGGATGATAATAAATACGAGAAATTCAAAGAAATTATGGCATGGCTAGAACCTCTTCCAAAAGATAAAGAAGATATGGCATTAGACCAGATGTTAGCTATCGCTCAAGCTCTGAATAAACATCATAAGAAAATGGAAAAATAG
- a CDS encoding complement C1q domain-containing protein, translating into MNYCKMNRKKYSDSYNCYNYEDDYKKHKSSCRNSDQTIVKVYCNCKSDFERQSAFKATQNTFQPLIANQPTRVLFPVEVFDINNEYDPSTSIFVPRQNGIYTFNTSIIFTPTEQASATIILDIRVNGISVSRNEEGGSPNESLIVKTSTIALLQAGDRVDILAEAGSANGTIAGVPSLTYFEGAQIS; encoded by the coding sequence GTGAACTATTGCAAAATGAATAGAAAAAAATACTCTGATAGTTATAATTGCTATAATTATGAAGATGATTACAAAAAGCACAAATCTTCTTGCCGTAACTCGGATCAAACGATTGTTAAAGTGTATTGTAATTGTAAAAGTGATTTTGAAAGACAATCGGCTTTTAAGGCAACGCAAAATACCTTCCAACCACTTATTGCCAATCAACCTACTAGAGTTTTGTTTCCAGTTGAGGTATTTGATATTAATAATGAGTATGATCCATCTACATCGATTTTTGTCCCTCGTCAAAACGGTATATATACTTTTAATACAAGCATTATTTTTACCCCAACCGAACAAGCATCTGCCACAATAATTCTAGACATACGAGTAAATGGAATCAGTGTATCTAGAAACGAGGAAGGCGGCTCACCAAATGAATCACTTATTGTAAAAACTTCTACTATCGCACTATTACAAGCTGGTGACAGAGTTGACATATTAGCTGAAGCTGGGTCGGCAAATGGAACTATTGCAGGCGTTCCGAGTCTAACATATTTTGAAGGCGCTCAAATAAGTTAA
- a CDS encoding DNA translocase FtsK, whose product MEVNINEVIERLYEPAKEFVIENQIARVSSLQRKFRIGYMTAAKIMDRLEENEIVGPYAGSQPRKVLVQK is encoded by the coding sequence ATGGAAGTAAACATTAATGAGGTTATAGAAAGGTTATATGAACCAGCTAAGGAGTTCGTGATTGAAAATCAAATAGCGAGAGTATCGTCATTACAACGTAAATTTAGAATTGGTTATATGACAGCCGCTAAGATCATGGATCGTCTCGAAGAAAATGAGATTGTAGGGCCTTATGCAGGAAGTCAACCTAGAAAAGTGTTAGTACAAAAATAG
- a CDS encoding tyrosine-type recombinase/integrase, whose product MNIVQPIRDKEIIQEIKEFYKEQNERNYILFLLGINTGFRISDILRLRVGDVEGWNIMIREKKTRKIKDVKMPSELKRAIRNYTKGKPKNEYLIKSRNGKNKPITRAMAYVILNQAAEEFGLERIGTHSLRKTYGYHHYKQFKDVVALQKMLNHTDQKETLRYIGMEQDTLNDYQRKFRI is encoded by the coding sequence ATGAATATTGTACAGCCAATTCGAGATAAAGAAATAATACAAGAAATAAAAGAGTTTTATAAGGAGCAGAATGAGAGGAACTACATTCTGTTTCTTCTTGGTATTAATACAGGGTTTAGAATATCGGATATATTGCGTTTGCGTGTTGGTGATGTAGAAGGCTGGAATATTATGATACGTGAAAAGAAAACAAGGAAAATCAAAGATGTGAAGATGCCTTCAGAGTTGAAGAGAGCCATCAGAAATTATACTAAAGGAAAGCCAAAGAACGAATACCTGATTAAGAGTAGGAACGGAAAGAATAAACCAATTACTCGTGCTATGGCTTATGTAATATTAAATCAAGCAGCAGAAGAGTTTGGGTTAGAACGTATAGGAACTCATTCGCTCAGAAAAACATATGGGTATCATCATTACAAACAATTTAAGGATGTAGTTGCTTTACAAAAGATGTTAAATCATACAGATCAGAAAGAAACATTGAGATACATTGGAATGGAGCAAGATACATTAAATGATTATCAAAGGAAGTTTAGAATCTAG
- a CDS encoding exosporium glycoprotein BclB-related protein, translated as MKHNDCFDHNKCNPIVFSADCCKNPQSVPITREQLSQLITLLNSLVSAISAFFANPSDANRVALFNVFNQFLIFLNSLLPSPEVNFLKQLTQSILVLLQSPVPNLGQLSTLLQQFYSALAQFFFALDLIPISCDSNVDSATLQLLFNLLIQLINATPGATGPTGPTGPTGPGGGVTGPTGPTGPGGGATGPTGATGPTGPTGPTGPAGTGGATGVTGATGPTGATGLTGATGLTGATGATGATGPTGPTGPTGATGPTGPTGATGLTGATGAGAVIPFASGGPVALATVLGGLANTGALLGFGSSFFPVIVPPGGPITIGPVPPVFDFAFVAPRAGTITSLAGFFSVTVAVALALGSIQIQMQLYSAPAASNTFTPVGTPLLLTPAFSGLIAIGNTASGISAQAIAVAPQDKILLVVSSTTPGFDIATAITGFASAGITFV; from the coding sequence ATGAAACATAATGATTGTTTTGATCATAATAAATGCAATCCGATTGTTTTTTCAGCAGATTGTTGTAAAAATCCACAGTCAGTTCCTATTACTAGGGAACAATTAAGTCAATTAATTACTTTACTAAACTCATTAGTATCAGCTATTTCAGCATTTTTTGCAAATCCAAGTGATGCAAACAGAGTAGCGTTATTCAATGTGTTTAATCAATTTTTAATTTTCTTAAATTCCTTATTACCTTCCCCAGAAGTTAATTTTTTGAAACAATTAACTCAAAGTATTTTAGTTTTATTACAATCTCCAGTTCCTAATTTAGGACAATTGTCAACATTATTGCAACAATTTTATAGCGCCCTTGCACAATTCTTCTTCGCTTTAGATCTTATCCCTATATCCTGCGACTCAAATGTTGATTCTGCAACTTTACAACTTCTTTTTAATTTATTAATTCAATTAATCAATGCTACTCCAGGGGCGACAGGTCCAACAGGCCCAACAGGTCCAACAGGTCCTGGAGGTGGAGTAACAGGTCCAACAGGCCCAACAGGTCCTGGAGGTGGAGCAACAGGTCCAACGGGAGCAACGGGTCCAACAGGTCCAACAGGTCCAACAGGTCCAGCAGGTACTGGTGGAGCAACAGGAGTAACAGGAGCAACAGGCCCAACGGGAGCAACAGGCTTAACAGGAGCAACAGGCCTAACAGGAGCAACAGGAGCAACAGGAGCAACAGGTCCAACAGGTCCAACAGGCCCAACGGGAGCAACAGGTCCAACAGGTCCAACAGGAGCAACAGGCCTAACAGGAGCAACAGGAGCTGGAGCGGTTATTCCGTTTGCATCAGGTGGACCAGTAGCATTAGCAACTGTTTTAGGTGGATTGGCAAACACAGGAGCACTTCTTGGATTTGGAAGTTCATTCTTCCCTGTAATTGTCCCACCTGGTGGCCCAATTACTATAGGTCCTGTACCTCCGGTATTTGATTTCGCATTTGTAGCTCCTCGCGCAGGTACAATTACTTCATTAGCAGGATTCTTTAGTGTAACTGTAGCGGTTGCTTTAGCATTAGGAAGCATACAAATTCAAATGCAATTGTACAGCGCGCCAGCAGCAAGTAATACTTTCACTCCAGTAGGTACACCGTTACTATTAACACCAGCATTTAGTGGTCTTATTGCTATCGGTAATACCGCGAGTGGTATTAGCGCACAAGCAATTGCGGTCGCTCCACAAGATAAGATATTACTTGTTGTTTCATCAACTACACCTGGTTTCGATATAGCTACTGCTATTACAGGATTCGCAAGTGCGGGTATAACATTCGTATAA